The proteins below come from a single Drosophila suzukii chromosome X, CBGP_Dsuzu_IsoJpt1.0, whole genome shotgun sequence genomic window:
- the LOC108015211 gene encoding ral GTPase-activating protein subunit beta isoform X7 — protein sequence MYSEWASLSAQISANSCGAQCFSVLNKFPASAGREVVVSVVKQLGTNLGITQNAEPSHLVKDEEVKWCMDVICFGLSLPLQEHETIKDCVNVYCEWLTALHPQPRISVPKPICEDANLYARQIINHFHNLFVPRQGEILPFLYQTTLGADTIKRQAVLCHRVLRTLQQTAQISQLMDRQTWDTLLLFLLAINEILLAPPTVKDDVGDQLCERVLSVLFEVWLLACVRSFPSPSMWKTLQESCAMWRHRVALVDQWNRVNLALTARLLEFSYGPAFPQLKNADEDGQLIPIGMSNDCVAQTWYRFLRMIGNPTALCSPHIISKSSHFVQWALTHEKGAETHQHPCLQQLPQIFLNAMKGISSQVDAFLGVYQPPPQQTEGVVTNLLEIRHSLNEATSSTLQQFIHSSSATNIANHGQQNQANHHHHHLHYPHLHLHGAGSFLRDNFMSNSASSALNAIMGHHGSHHQHHQQQQPQLQISASPTSSLSAAGSSAVGSTSAGGSHSAGVVGSISFGTAESASMGLTASATPTPPLQRRLAKSFSVAPTITQQKGLSKTSLIGLTGGGARNAISSSSGTTTSSTTSGAPASSTVAIGGSGGGAGTAAGPGIPGSTGTGAGGGSAPTPAPTTPTSTSGPPSASSSINSLPLTSMGAGVELAVARPKCNSILHVFHEWLFEAAHIGGDTWRQNRKKQACEASKRPSSMIMEHRKGSISLSQPNSLNDPQSLPPTLTIDKYESGRAEAIGTLCKIFCAKKTGEEILPVYLARFYMALQQCLKITESRECDETLASILLHSSDLFRLDLDGINVLLPGFIAALEIVLPDKDLKLKTQSMVFNRTELRRSAINILLSIMVLPLHYQTLPIRDLTSETSEKMFTFIQLKSRLMNILMNALQVETDAQNTHMLLGGLLLCVQDAVTFEETELGGGVNPTSISHNSSGLQHHEANLLSSDNAHALFVRATYLVCHRLISSWKTDLNVSLAALELLSGLARLHIRETDTLVKIYEASQNLTIISSDALECKRAVKWICDYICYQCSRPPPAHSKDLHSTIVAAFQCTAAWLMQHPYLLQDKDCLQTVLEVVELGISGTKSQSKGTDIPKFKDEKELKPASMRVRDAAENLLTIILEQVGYFPSECGPESISSLLDELALMKHCNSMVPAAAASSEQAIAKFKYFVTENSTILALLEEPLGNDQDPQPTVTLLIRGPFGRHAWTMQLRHLPRSKSGIKYHAVNPGRPIPMNDVTQRPECEQKNFPDGVDKVQPCVADYSIPTIEQMREQYGTASIRELESMLENQSIHEKLAWAEADTSADSLSHAQECVPPAVCHEFHAARLFLSHFGFLGFETRNPHNPAEALGNPPQRPLIVLDTKSTAFAADLDRLDKLSARTHDTVYVFYVKSGQTSAQQIIGNMAEEQAANHDPHFASMLQTLGWPVQVSEHSGWTGFAHNSWSLKGTPEEQQQLKSTANELLNYNGSQRVLYWADVCSEIAFVVPTTWNLRYNSDTGDGGSISSTDQMIGPSNVWARGETAGDGAAGLAKSKSRNLSLELDTSRRDAKEPVPPTRRKGNVTKPTLLAQAPAKIFLVWLESYEDYLNFPLEDVLAYTRTGEELHTLQLPRAADCHVIFVHSLLSGLLRVKLQGPPGRMSFATPLVDGMVLSRRVVGNLVRQTALNISRRRRLDNDNYQPPHVRRRLKVQDIVQKYKMDLSEAELLGHLFQRAI from the exons ATGTACTCCGAGTGGGCCTCGCTGTCCGCCCAAATCTCGGCCAACAGCTGCGGCGCCCAGTGCTTCAGCGTCCTCAACAAATTCCCCGCCTCCGCCGGACGCGAGGTGGTCGTCTCCGTGGTCAAGCAGCTGGGCACCAACCTCGGGATCACCCAGAACGCAGAGCCCAGCCACCTGGTCAAGGACGAGGAG GTAAAATGGTGCATGGACGTGATTTGCTTTGGACTCTCCCTCCCGCTGCAGGAGCACGAGACGATCAAGGACTGCGTGAACGTGTACTGCGAGTGGCTGACGGCCCTGCATCCGCAGCCCAGGATCAGTGTGCCCAAGCCGATCTGCGAGGACGCCAATCTCTATGCCCGCCAGATCATCAACCACTTCCACAACCTGTTTGTGCCGCGTCAGGGCGAAA TCTTGCCATTTCTATACCAAACCACGCTTG GTGCCGACACCATTAAGCGGCAGGCAGTGCTCTGCCATCGGGTGCTGCGAACCCTCCAGCAGACTGCCCAGATATCGCAGCTGATGGACCGACAGACCTGGGACACGCTGCTCCTCTTCCTGCTGGCCATCAACGAGATCCTGCTGGCCCCGCCCACCGTCAAGGACGACGTGGGTGACCAGCTGTGCGAGCGGGTGCTCTCCGTGCTCTTCGAGGTCTGGCTGCTGGCCTGCGTGCGCAGCTTCCCCTCGCCCTCGATGTGGAAGACCCTGCAGGAATCGTGCGCCATGTGGCGACACCGCGTGGCCCTCGTGGACCAGTGGAACCGGGTGAATCTGGCCCTGACCGCTCGCCTGCTGGAGTTCAGCTATGGCCCTGCGTTTCCTCAGCTCAAAAATG CCGACGAGGATGGCCAGCTGATACCAATTGGTATGTCAAACGACTGTGTGGCCCAAACCTGGTACCGCTTCCTGCGGATGATTGGCAATCCCACGGCCCTGTGCTCACCGCACATCATCAGCAAATCATCGCACTTTGTGCAGTGGGCCTTGACCCACGAAAAGGGCGCCGAGACGCATCAACATCCCTGCTTGCAACAGCTGCCGCAGATCTTCCTCAATGCCATGAAGGGCATATCCAGCCAGGTGGACGCGTTCCTGG GCGTGTATCAGCCGCCGCCGCAGCAAACGGAGGGTGTGGTCACGAATCTGCTGGAAATCCGGCACTCGCTCAACGAGGCCACCTCCAGCACCCTGCAGCAGTTCATCCACTCGAGCAGTGCCACGAATATAGCTAATCACGGCCAGCAGAATCAGGCGAACCATCACCATCATCACCTCCACTATCCGCATTTGCACTTGCATGGTGCCGGTAGCTTTCTGCGGGACAACTTCATGAGCAACTCGGCCAGTTCCGCTCTAAACGCTATCATGGGTCACCATGGCAGCCATCATCAGcatcaccagcagcagcagccgcagctCCAGATCAGCGCCTCGCCCACCAGCAGCCTGTCGGCGGCTGGAAGCTCCGCCGTGGGTAGCACGAGTGCCGGAGGCAGTCACTCCGCCGGAGTCGTGGGCAGCATCTCCTTCGGCACCGCCGAGTCGGCCAGCATGGGTCTCACCGCctctgccacgcccacgccaCCGCTGCAGCGACGCCTGGCCAAGAGCTTCAGCGTGGCCCCGACCATCACACAGCAGAAGG GCTTGAGCAAGACCTCGCTTATTGGCCTCACCGGCGGCGGAGCACGCAACGcgatcagcagcagcagcggcaccACCACCTCCAGCACCACCAGCGGTGCCCCCGCCTCCTCGACGGTCGCCATCGGTGGCTCTGGCGGCGGAGCGGGAACCGCCGCCGGCCCGGGAATCCCCGGCAGCACGGGAACGGGCGCGGGGGGCGGATCCGCTCCAACTCCGGCGCCCACAACACCCACGTCCACGTCGGGTCCGCCGTCGGCGAGCAGCAGCATCAACT CTCTGCCGCTGACTTCTATGGGAGCGGGCGTCGAGCTGGCCGTGGCCAGGCCCAAGTGCAACAGCATTCTCCACGTATTCCACGAGTGGCTCTTCGAGGCGGCGCACATCGGCGGCGACACTTGGCGGCAGAACCGCAAGA AGCAAGCATGCGAGGCCAGTAAGCGGCCGTCGTCGATGATCATGGAGCACCGCAAGGGATCGATTTCGCTGTCCCAGCCGAACTCCCTGAACGACCCGCAGTCGCTGCCGCCCACGCTGACCATCGACAAGTACGAGTCCGGCCGGGCGGAGGCCATTGGGACGTTGTGCAAGATCTTCTGCGCCAAGAAGACGGGCGAGGAGATCCTGCCCGTCTACCTGGCGCGCTTCTACATGGCGCTGCAGCAGTGCCTGAAGATCACTGAGTCGCGAGAGTGCGACGAGACGCTGGCCAGCATACTGCTTCACTCGAGCGACCTCTTCCGCCTGGACCTGGACGGGATCAATGTGCTGCTGCCGGGCTTCATTGCCGCCCTGGAGATCGTGCTGCCCGACAAGGACCTCAAGCTGAAGACCCAGTCGATGGTCTTTAATCGCACCGAGCTGCGCCGCTCGGCCATCAACATCCTGCTGTCCATCATGGTGCTGCCCCTGCACTACCAGACGCTTCCCATCCGGGATCTCACCAGCGAGACGAGCGAGAA AATGTTCACCTTCATTCAGCTGAAGTCGCGGCTCATGAACATCCTGATGAATGCCCTGCAGGTGGAGACGGATGCCCAAAACACGCACATGCTCCTGGGCGGCCTGCTGCTCTGCGTCCAGGATGCCGTCACCTTCGAGGAGACGGAACTGGGCGGCGGCGTTAATCCCACCAGTATCTCGCACAACTCCAGTGGTTTACAGCACCACGAGGCCAATCTGCTGAGTTCCG ACAATGCCCATGCCCTGTTTGTGCGCGCCACGTATTTGGTGTGTCATCGCCTGATCTCGTCGTGGAAGACGGATCTGAATGTTTCGCTGGCCGCCTTGGAGTTGCTATCTGGTTTGGCCAGGTTGCATATCCGGGAAACAG ACACCTTAGTGAAAATATACGAAGCTAGTCAGAATCTAACGATAATCTCCTCAGACGCTCTAGAGTGCAAGCGGGCCGTGAAGTGGATCTGCGACTACATATGCTACCAGTGCTCCCGTCCGCCGCCGGCGCACAGCAAGGATCTGCACAGCACCATTGTGGCGGCCTTCCAGTGCACCGCCGCCTGGCTGATGCAGCATCCCTATCTGCTGCAGGACAAGGATTGCCTTCAAACGGTGCTCGAGGTGGTGGAGCTGGGCATTTCGGGGACGAAGAGCCAGAGCAAGGGCACCGACATACCCAAGTTCAAGGACGAAAAGGAGCTGAAGCCCGCCTCGATGAGGGTGCGAGATGCGGCCGAGAATCTGCTCACCATAATCCTGGAGCAGGTGGGCTACTTCCCCAGCGAGTGCGGCCCGGAGTCGATATCCTCGCTGCTGGACGAGCTGGCCCTCATGAAGCACTGCAACTCCATGGTGCCGGCGGCGGCGGCCAGCAGTGAGCAGGCCATTGCCAAGTTCAAGTACTTTGTCACCGAGAACTCCACCATACTGGCGCTGCTCGAGGAGCCGCTGGGTAATGACCAGGATCCGCAGCCCACAGTGACCT TGCTCATCCGTGGCCCCTTTGGCCGACATGCCTGGACCATGCAGTTGCGCCACCTGCCACGCAGCAAATCCGGCATTAAGTACCACGCCGTGAACCCCGGACGACCCATACCCATGAACGATGTGACCCAGCGGCCGGAGTGCGAGCAGAAGAACTTTCCAGACGGCGTGGACAAGGTGCAGCCCTGCGTGGCGGACTACTCCATACCCACCATCGAGCAAATGCGCGAGCAATACGGCACGGCGAGCATTCGGGAGCTGGAGTCGATGCTGGAGAACCAGAGCATCCACGAGAAACTGGCCTGGGCGGAGGCGGACACCAGCGCGGACAGTTTGTCGCACGCCCAGGAATGCGTGCCGCCGGCGGTGTGCCACGAGTTCCATGCGGCCCGTCTCTTCCTCTCGCACTTCGGATTCCTGGGATTCGAGACGCGGAATCCGCACAATCCGGCCGAGGCGCTGGGCAATCCGCCACAGCGACCGCTCATCGTGCTGGACACCAAGTCCACGGCCTTCGCCGCCGATCTGGATCGTCTGGACAAGCTGAGTGCGAGGACCCACGATACCGTCTATGTGTTCTACGTGAAG AGTGGTCAAACGAGTGCCCAGCAGATTATCGGCAACATGGCCGAGGAGCAGGCAGCCAACCACGATCCGCACTTTGCCAGCATGCTGCAGACACTGGGCTGGCCGGTCCAGGTGTCGGAGCACTCCGGCTGGACGGGCTTTGCGCACAACTCTTGGTCCCTCAAGGGAACGCcagaggagcagcagcagctgaaGTCCACTGCCAACGAACTACTGAACTACAATGGCTCGCAGCGGGTGCTCTACTGGGCGGATGTGTGCTCGGAAATCGCGTTCGTGGTGCCAACGACGTGGAATCTGCGCTACAATAGCGACACTGGCGATGGCGGGAGCATCTCGAGCACGGATCAAATGATTGGTCCCAGCAATGTGTGGGCACGCGGCGAGACAGCCGGCGATGGTGCGGCTGGGCTGGCCAAATCGAAGTCAAGGAATCTCAGCCTGGAGCTCGACACGAGCCGGCGGGACGCCAAGGAGCCAGTGCCGCCGACGCGGCGGAAGGGAAATGTGACGAAGCCCACACTGTTGGCCCAGGCGCCGGCCAAGATCTTTCTGGTGTGGCTCGAGAGCTACGAGGACTACCTGAACTTTCCCCTGGAGGATGTGCTGGCCTACACGCGCACCGGCGAGGAGCTGCACACGCTGCAGCTGCCCCGTGCGGCGGACTGTCACGTGATCTTCGTGCACTCGCTGCTCTCCGGCCTGCTGAGGGTGAAGCTGCAGGGTCCGCCGGGCAGGATGAGCTTCGCCACGCCCCTGGTCGATGGCATGGTGCTGAGCCGGCGGGTCGTCGGCAATCTGGTGCGCCAAACGGCACTGAACATATCACGTCGCCGGCGTCTGGACAATGACAA TTACCAACCGCCGCATGTGCGACGACGACTCAAGGTGCAGGACATTGTCCAGAAGTACAAAATGGATCTGAGCGAGGCCGAGCTGCTGGGCCACCTCTTCCAGCGTGCAATTTAG
- the LOC108015211 gene encoding ral GTPase-activating protein subunit beta isoform X6 encodes MYSEWASLSAQISANSCGAQCFSVLNKFPASAGREVVVSVVKQLGTNLGITQNAEPSHLVKDEEVKWCMDVICFGLSLPLQEHETIKDCVNVYCEWLTALHPQPRISVPKPICEDANLYARQIINHFHNLFVPRQGEILPFLYQTTLGADTIKRQAVLCHRVLRTLQQTAQISQLMDRQTWDTLLLFLLAINEILLAPPTVKDDVGDQLCERVLSVLFEVWLLACVRSFPSPSMWKTLQESCAMWRHRVALVDQWNRVNLALTARLLEFSYGPAFPQLKNADEDGQLIPIGMSNDCVAQTWYRFLRMIGNPTALCSPHIISKSSHFVQWALTHEKGAETHQHPCLQQLPQIFLNAMKGISSQVDAFLGVYQPPPQQTEGVVTNLLEIRHSLNEATSSTLQQFIHSSSATNIANHGQQNQANHHHHHLHYPHLHLHGAGSFLRDNFMSNSASSALNAIMGHHGSHHQHHQQQQPQLQISASPTSSLSAAGSSAVGSTSAGGSHSAGVVGSISFGTAESASMGLTASATPTPPLQRRLAKSFSVAPTITQQKGLSKTSLIGLTGGGARNAISSSSGTTTSSTTSGAPASSTVAIGGSGGGAGTAAGPGIPGSTGTGAGGGSAPTPAPTTPTSTSGPPSASSSINSLPLTSMGAGVELAVARPKCNSILHVFHEWLFEAAHIGGDTWRQNRKKQACEASKRPSSMIMEHRKGSISLSQPNSLNDPQSLPPTLTIDKYESGRAEAIGTLCKIFCAKKTGEEILPVYLARFYMALQQCLKITESRECDETLASILLHSSDLFRLDLDGINVLLPGFIAALEIVLPDKDLKLKTQSMVFNRTELRRSAINILLSIMVLPLHYQTLPIRDLTSETSEKMFTFIQLKSRLMNILMNALQVETDAQNTHMLLGGLLLCVQDAVTFEETELGGGVNPTSISHNSSGLQHHEANLLSSDNAHALFVRATYLVCHRLISSWKTDLNVSLAALELLSGLARLHIRETARKFTNDTLVKIYEASQNLTIISSDALECKRAVKWICDYICYQCSRPPPAHSKDLHSTIVAAFQCTAAWLMQHPYLLQDKDCLQTVLEVVELGISGTKSQSKGTDIPKFKDEKELKPASMRVRDAAENLLTIILEQVGYFPSECGPESISSLLDELALMKHCNSMVPAAAASSEQAIAKFKYFVTENSTILALLEEPLGNDQDPQPTVTLLIRGPFGRHAWTMQLRHLPRSKSGIKYHAVNPGRPIPMNDVTQRPECEQKNFPDGVDKVQPCVADYSIPTIEQMREQYGTASIRELESMLENQSIHEKLAWAEADTSADSLSHAQECVPPAVCHEFHAARLFLSHFGFLGFETRNPHNPAEALGNPPQRPLIVLDTKSTAFAADLDRLDKLSARTHDTVYVFYVKSGQTSAQQIIGNMAEEQAANHDPHFASMLQTLGWPVQVSEHSGWTGFAHNSWSLKGTPEEQQQLKSTANELLNYNGSQRVLYWADVCSEIAFVVPTTWNLRYNSDTGDGGSISSTDQMIGPSNVWARGETAGDGAAGLAKSKSRNLSLELDTSRRDAKEPVPPTRRKGNVTKPTLLAQAPAKIFLVWLESYEDYLNFPLEDVLAYTRTGEELHTLQLPRAADCHVIFVHSLLSGLLRVKLQGPPGRMSFATPLVDGMVLSRRVVGNLVRQTALNISRRRRLDNDNYQPPHVRRRLKVQDIVQKYKMDLSEAELLGHLFQRAI; translated from the exons ATGTACTCCGAGTGGGCCTCGCTGTCCGCCCAAATCTCGGCCAACAGCTGCGGCGCCCAGTGCTTCAGCGTCCTCAACAAATTCCCCGCCTCCGCCGGACGCGAGGTGGTCGTCTCCGTGGTCAAGCAGCTGGGCACCAACCTCGGGATCACCCAGAACGCAGAGCCCAGCCACCTGGTCAAGGACGAGGAG GTAAAATGGTGCATGGACGTGATTTGCTTTGGACTCTCCCTCCCGCTGCAGGAGCACGAGACGATCAAGGACTGCGTGAACGTGTACTGCGAGTGGCTGACGGCCCTGCATCCGCAGCCCAGGATCAGTGTGCCCAAGCCGATCTGCGAGGACGCCAATCTCTATGCCCGCCAGATCATCAACCACTTCCACAACCTGTTTGTGCCGCGTCAGGGCGAAA TCTTGCCATTTCTATACCAAACCACGCTTG GTGCCGACACCATTAAGCGGCAGGCAGTGCTCTGCCATCGGGTGCTGCGAACCCTCCAGCAGACTGCCCAGATATCGCAGCTGATGGACCGACAGACCTGGGACACGCTGCTCCTCTTCCTGCTGGCCATCAACGAGATCCTGCTGGCCCCGCCCACCGTCAAGGACGACGTGGGTGACCAGCTGTGCGAGCGGGTGCTCTCCGTGCTCTTCGAGGTCTGGCTGCTGGCCTGCGTGCGCAGCTTCCCCTCGCCCTCGATGTGGAAGACCCTGCAGGAATCGTGCGCCATGTGGCGACACCGCGTGGCCCTCGTGGACCAGTGGAACCGGGTGAATCTGGCCCTGACCGCTCGCCTGCTGGAGTTCAGCTATGGCCCTGCGTTTCCTCAGCTCAAAAATG CCGACGAGGATGGCCAGCTGATACCAATTGGTATGTCAAACGACTGTGTGGCCCAAACCTGGTACCGCTTCCTGCGGATGATTGGCAATCCCACGGCCCTGTGCTCACCGCACATCATCAGCAAATCATCGCACTTTGTGCAGTGGGCCTTGACCCACGAAAAGGGCGCCGAGACGCATCAACATCCCTGCTTGCAACAGCTGCCGCAGATCTTCCTCAATGCCATGAAGGGCATATCCAGCCAGGTGGACGCGTTCCTGG GCGTGTATCAGCCGCCGCCGCAGCAAACGGAGGGTGTGGTCACGAATCTGCTGGAAATCCGGCACTCGCTCAACGAGGCCACCTCCAGCACCCTGCAGCAGTTCATCCACTCGAGCAGTGCCACGAATATAGCTAATCACGGCCAGCAGAATCAGGCGAACCATCACCATCATCACCTCCACTATCCGCATTTGCACTTGCATGGTGCCGGTAGCTTTCTGCGGGACAACTTCATGAGCAACTCGGCCAGTTCCGCTCTAAACGCTATCATGGGTCACCATGGCAGCCATCATCAGcatcaccagcagcagcagccgcagctCCAGATCAGCGCCTCGCCCACCAGCAGCCTGTCGGCGGCTGGAAGCTCCGCCGTGGGTAGCACGAGTGCCGGAGGCAGTCACTCCGCCGGAGTCGTGGGCAGCATCTCCTTCGGCACCGCCGAGTCGGCCAGCATGGGTCTCACCGCctctgccacgcccacgccaCCGCTGCAGCGACGCCTGGCCAAGAGCTTCAGCGTGGCCCCGACCATCACACAGCAGAAGG GCTTGAGCAAGACCTCGCTTATTGGCCTCACCGGCGGCGGAGCACGCAACGcgatcagcagcagcagcggcaccACCACCTCCAGCACCACCAGCGGTGCCCCCGCCTCCTCGACGGTCGCCATCGGTGGCTCTGGCGGCGGAGCGGGAACCGCCGCCGGCCCGGGAATCCCCGGCAGCACGGGAACGGGCGCGGGGGGCGGATCCGCTCCAACTCCGGCGCCCACAACACCCACGTCCACGTCGGGTCCGCCGTCGGCGAGCAGCAGCATCAACT CTCTGCCGCTGACTTCTATGGGAGCGGGCGTCGAGCTGGCCGTGGCCAGGCCCAAGTGCAACAGCATTCTCCACGTATTCCACGAGTGGCTCTTCGAGGCGGCGCACATCGGCGGCGACACTTGGCGGCAGAACCGCAAGA AGCAAGCATGCGAGGCCAGTAAGCGGCCGTCGTCGATGATCATGGAGCACCGCAAGGGATCGATTTCGCTGTCCCAGCCGAACTCCCTGAACGACCCGCAGTCGCTGCCGCCCACGCTGACCATCGACAAGTACGAGTCCGGCCGGGCGGAGGCCATTGGGACGTTGTGCAAGATCTTCTGCGCCAAGAAGACGGGCGAGGAGATCCTGCCCGTCTACCTGGCGCGCTTCTACATGGCGCTGCAGCAGTGCCTGAAGATCACTGAGTCGCGAGAGTGCGACGAGACGCTGGCCAGCATACTGCTTCACTCGAGCGACCTCTTCCGCCTGGACCTGGACGGGATCAATGTGCTGCTGCCGGGCTTCATTGCCGCCCTGGAGATCGTGCTGCCCGACAAGGACCTCAAGCTGAAGACCCAGTCGATGGTCTTTAATCGCACCGAGCTGCGCCGCTCGGCCATCAACATCCTGCTGTCCATCATGGTGCTGCCCCTGCACTACCAGACGCTTCCCATCCGGGATCTCACCAGCGAGACGAGCGAGAA AATGTTCACCTTCATTCAGCTGAAGTCGCGGCTCATGAACATCCTGATGAATGCCCTGCAGGTGGAGACGGATGCCCAAAACACGCACATGCTCCTGGGCGGCCTGCTGCTCTGCGTCCAGGATGCCGTCACCTTCGAGGAGACGGAACTGGGCGGCGGCGTTAATCCCACCAGTATCTCGCACAACTCCAGTGGTTTACAGCACCACGAGGCCAATCTGCTGAGTTCCG ACAATGCCCATGCCCTGTTTGTGCGCGCCACGTATTTGGTGTGTCATCGCCTGATCTCGTCGTGGAAGACGGATCTGAATGTTTCGCTGGCCGCCTTGGAGTTGCTATCTGGTTTGGCCAGGTTGCATATCCGGGAAACAG CCAGGAAATTTACAAATG ACACCTTAGTGAAAATATACGAAGCTAGTCAGAATCTAACGATAATCTCCTCAGACGCTCTAGAGTGCAAGCGGGCCGTGAAGTGGATCTGCGACTACATATGCTACCAGTGCTCCCGTCCGCCGCCGGCGCACAGCAAGGATCTGCACAGCACCATTGTGGCGGCCTTCCAGTGCACCGCCGCCTGGCTGATGCAGCATCCCTATCTGCTGCAGGACAAGGATTGCCTTCAAACGGTGCTCGAGGTGGTGGAGCTGGGCATTTCGGGGACGAAGAGCCAGAGCAAGGGCACCGACATACCCAAGTTCAAGGACGAAAAGGAGCTGAAGCCCGCCTCGATGAGGGTGCGAGATGCGGCCGAGAATCTGCTCACCATAATCCTGGAGCAGGTGGGCTACTTCCCCAGCGAGTGCGGCCCGGAGTCGATATCCTCGCTGCTGGACGAGCTGGCCCTCATGAAGCACTGCAACTCCATGGTGCCGGCGGCGGCGGCCAGCAGTGAGCAGGCCATTGCCAAGTTCAAGTACTTTGTCACCGAGAACTCCACCATACTGGCGCTGCTCGAGGAGCCGCTGGGTAATGACCAGGATCCGCAGCCCACAGTGACCT TGCTCATCCGTGGCCCCTTTGGCCGACATGCCTGGACCATGCAGTTGCGCCACCTGCCACGCAGCAAATCCGGCATTAAGTACCACGCCGTGAACCCCGGACGACCCATACCCATGAACGATGTGACCCAGCGGCCGGAGTGCGAGCAGAAGAACTTTCCAGACGGCGTGGACAAGGTGCAGCCCTGCGTGGCGGACTACTCCATACCCACCATCGAGCAAATGCGCGAGCAATACGGCACGGCGAGCATTCGGGAGCTGGAGTCGATGCTGGAGAACCAGAGCATCCACGAGAAACTGGCCTGGGCGGAGGCGGACACCAGCGCGGACAGTTTGTCGCACGCCCAGGAATGCGTGCCGCCGGCGGTGTGCCACGAGTTCCATGCGGCCCGTCTCTTCCTCTCGCACTTCGGATTCCTGGGATTCGAGACGCGGAATCCGCACAATCCGGCCGAGGCGCTGGGCAATCCGCCACAGCGACCGCTCATCGTGCTGGACACCAAGTCCACGGCCTTCGCCGCCGATCTGGATCGTCTGGACAAGCTGAGTGCGAGGACCCACGATACCGTCTATGTGTTCTACGTGAAG AGTGGTCAAACGAGTGCCCAGCAGATTATCGGCAACATGGCCGAGGAGCAGGCAGCCAACCACGATCCGCACTTTGCCAGCATGCTGCAGACACTGGGCTGGCCGGTCCAGGTGTCGGAGCACTCCGGCTGGACGGGCTTTGCGCACAACTCTTGGTCCCTCAAGGGAACGCcagaggagcagcagcagctgaaGTCCACTGCCAACGAACTACTGAACTACAATGGCTCGCAGCGGGTGCTCTACTGGGCGGATGTGTGCTCGGAAATCGCGTTCGTGGTGCCAACGACGTGGAATCTGCGCTACAATAGCGACACTGGCGATGGCGGGAGCATCTCGAGCACGGATCAAATGATTGGTCCCAGCAATGTGTGGGCACGCGGCGAGACAGCCGGCGATGGTGCGGCTGGGCTGGCCAAATCGAAGTCAAGGAATCTCAGCCTGGAGCTCGACACGAGCCGGCGGGACGCCAAGGAGCCAGTGCCGCCGACGCGGCGGAAGGGAAATGTGACGAAGCCCACACTGTTGGCCCAGGCGCCGGCCAAGATCTTTCTGGTGTGGCTCGAGAGCTACGAGGACTACCTGAACTTTCCCCTGGAGGATGTGCTGGCCTACACGCGCACCGGCGAGGAGCTGCACACGCTGCAGCTGCCCCGTGCGGCGGACTGTCACGTGATCTTCGTGCACTCGCTGCTCTCCGGCCTGCTGAGGGTGAAGCTGCAGGGTCCGCCGGGCAGGATGAGCTTCGCCACGCCCCTGGTCGATGGCATGGTGCTGAGCCGGCGGGTCGTCGGCAATCTGGTGCGCCAAACGGCACTGAACATATCACGTCGCCGGCGTCTGGACAATGACAA TTACCAACCGCCGCATGTGCGACGACGACTCAAGGTGCAGGACATTGTCCAGAAGTACAAAATGGATCTGAGCGAGGCCGAGCTGCTGGGCCACCTCTTCCAGCGTGCAATTTAG